The DNA region GGTCACGACCATGGAGGATGCGGCGCCGCGCGCCGACATCTTCGTGACCGCGACGGGCAACAAGGATGTGCTGACCGTCGACCATATGCGCGCCATGAAGGACCGCGCCATCGTCTGCAATATCGGCCATTTCGACAACGAGATTCAGGTCTCGGGCCTCAAGAACTTCAAGTGGCACAACGTCAAGCCGCAGGTCGACGAGGTCGAGTTCCCGGGCGGCAAGCGCATCATCCTCCTGTCCGAGGGGCGGCTGGTGAATCTCGGCAACGCCATGGGGCATCCTTCCTTCGTCATGTCGGCCTCCTTCACCAACCAGACCTTGGCGCAGATCGAGCTGTTCACGCGCGCCGGCAAATACGAGAAGAAGGTCTATACGCTGCCGAAGCATCTCGACGAGAAGGTCGCGAGCCTGCATCTCGCCAAGATTGGCGTGAAGCTCACCAAGCTGAGCGCCGAGCAGGCGGCCTATATCGGCGTCGCCGAGAACGGCCCCTTCAAGGCCGATCACTACCGTTACTGAGTGCACCCCGCCTCGGCCGCAATGGTCGCGGAGGCGAAAATCGGGGCTTCGACCGAGCGCCTTCGCGGATTAGAGTGTGGGTGATTCGCGGCGGCGGACAGCCGTCCGCGATGGGCGCGCATCGCGGGAGGCGGCACGTTGCAGCGGTGGGCAGGTCAGTGCGGAAGCTATCGGTCGCGACGCCCCGGCGCCGAGTGGCCCATAGCTTCTCGGCCCGCAGCTGACCCGGCTCGGACCGGCTCATCCCGCCGCGCCGGCTCGTTCGCCCTGCGCCGGGCGGGCGCGTTTCTCTGTCCGGCGCTATCAGCAGTTTTCGCCGGCGCCGGCTTGACGTCCCTCTTTTCGGCGCGCGCCTTCGCCCAGGACACGACACCGCTCACGCGGCTCGTCGAGCTCGGCCTCTCCCCCGACGAGCCGCGCGGGGTCGCCTCGGTCGCCTTCATCGTCGGGCTCACCGTCTTCGCCATCACGGTGGCGGTGCTGCACATCCATGCCCGCAATCTCTGGACGCGACGTCACCGCGCCCTCTCCGATCACGCGGAAGACACCGAGCTTGCACTCGATCGGGCAAAGCTCTTCCTCAATGCCGAGCGTCAGGTCTTCATCGTCTGGGCAGGCGAAGGCGAGCCGCCGGTGATCGAGGGCGATCCGAGCTTCATCGGCATTCAGGCCAATCTCAACCGCCTCCTTGCCTTCGGCGCCTGGCTGCCGCCCGATCGCGCCGGCGCCATCGAAGCCGCGCTGGACCGGTTGCGCGGTCACGGCGAAGGCTTCGACCTCGCCATGCAGACGAATTCCGGCCATTTCCTCGAAGCGCAGGGCCGCGCGGTCGCGGGCCGCGCTGTGCTGCGCCTGCGCGAGACCACCGGCGACCGCCTTGAACTGCAGAAGACGTCTGAAAGCCTGCGCAAGCTGTCGGAGGAGGCCGACACGCTGCGCGCCTTGCTGGAAGCGCTGCCGGGGCCGGCGTGGCGGCGCGACAGGTTGGCACGGCTCGCCTGGGTCAATGCGAGCTATGCCCATTGCGTCGAAGCCACGGACGCCAGGGACGCCGCCGCGCGCGGGCTCGAGCTCCTCGAGCGCGCCGATCGGGAACGCTGCGAAAGGGCGCTGCGCGACGGCAGCGCCTTCCATGAGAAGCTCAATGTGGTCGTGGCGGGCCAGCGGCGGCTCCATGACGTGCTCAGCGTGCAAGCGAATGGCGGCAGCGCCGGCATGGCGCTCGATGTCAGCGGCGCCGAGGCGCTCGAAGCGGATCTCGAACGCCAAGCCAAGGCGCATGCGCTGCTCATCGATCGCCTGCCGACCGCGGTCGTGGTGTTCGACGGAGCCAAGCGCATCGCCGCCTGGAACAGCGCCTATCGCGACATGTGGCAACTCGACGAGGCATATCTGCGCAACGCCCCGACCGATGGCGAGATCCTCGACCGGCTGCGCACCGAGCGCCGCCTGCCCGAGCAGGGCGATTATCGGGCCTGGAAGAACCAGATCTTGAGCGGCTACCATTCGGTCGAGACGCGCGAGGATTGGTGGTATCCGGCCGATGGCCGGGCCTTGCGCGTGGTGTCCTCGCCCAATCCGCAAGGCGGCGTCACTTATATGTTCGACGACGTGACCGAACGCATGCGGCTCGCGGCGCAATTCGAGGCCCTGACGCGGGTCCAGAGCGAGACCCTCGACACCCTCAAGGAGGCCGTCGCGGTGTTCGGCCCCGACGGCAAGCTCAAGCTGCACAATCTCGCCTTCCTGACGAGCTGGAAATTGTCGCCAACCCTGCTCAAGACCGGCCCGCATGTCGATGCCATCATCGATCTGTGCCGTACGCTTGCTCCCGATGCCAAGATCTGGGAGGCCTTGCGGGCCATGGTGACCGGGCTGAGCGATCAGCGCCAGGCGATCGAGAAGCGGCTGATGCGCAGCGACGCCAGCCAGTTCGACGTGGCGGCCGCGCCCTTGCCGGACGGCGCTACTCTCGTGACGTTCACAGATGTGACCGACAAGGTCTCGGCCGAGAAGGCGTTGCGCGAGCGCAACGAGGCGCTCGAGCGCGCCGCCAATCTGCGCGACGACTTCGTGCACCTCGTCTCCTACGAGCTCAGATCGCCGCTCACCAACATCATCGGCTTCAGCCAGCTGCTGCGCGACCAGACGGTGGGCCCGCTCAACGAGCGCCAGCTTGATTATGCGGGCCACATCTCGCGCTCCTCGGCAGCGCTGCTCGCTATCGTCACCGACATCCTCGACCTCGCCACCATCGACAAGGGCTCGATCGATCTCGAGCTCGGCGCCGTCGATGTGCGCGAGACCATGTCGGCTGCTGCCGAGGGCGTGCAGGATCGCCTTGCCGAGGCCGGCATTCGCCTCGAGATCGCGAGCGCGCCCGAGATCGGCACCTTCGTCGGCGACAAGAAGCGGGTGCGCCAGGTGCTGTTCAACCTTCTCTCCAACGCCATCGGATTTTCGTCGAGCGGCCAGACGGTGCGCCTCAAAGCCGAGCGCCAGGGCTCCGAAGTGGTGTTCACCGTCTCCGACGAAGGGCGCGGCATTCCCGAGGAGCTCAAGGGTCGCGTCTTCGACCGCTTCGAGAGCCATACGACCGGCGCGAGGCATCGCGGCCTCGGGCTCGGCCTGTCGATCGTGCGCTCCTTCGTCGAGCTGCATGGCGGACGCGTCTGGCTCGATTCCTCGCCCGGACGCGGCACCACCGTCATCTGCAGCTTCCCGGACGCAGCCGTTCCGGCGCGCCAGGCGAGTTGACCTGTGCCGAGCTGACCATGCAAAGCGTGAACATGCCGCAATCCCAAGAGACCCAAGAGACCCAAGGCACCGAAGACGACGGCTTCTCCTGGGCGATCACGGTCGCCGATCAGGCCGAGACTGCTCGTCTGGCGCGCCATCTCGCGACCTTCGTCGGAGCGGGCGACCTGATCACCTTGTCGGGGGGCCTCGGTGTCGGCAAGACGACCTTCGCCCGGGCCTTGATCCGCGTGATCATGGAGGATGCGGCGCTCGAGGTGCCGAGCCCGACCTTCACCTTGATGCAGCTCTATGAGGATGGCCCCTATCCGCTGGTGCATGCCGACCTCTTCCGCTTGCGGGGGGCCGAGGAGCTCGAGGCGCTCGGCTGGGACGAGATGGCGGAGACCGCGCTCGTCCTCGTCGAATGGCCCGAGCGCGCCGGCGTCGACACCGCCAGGGACCGGCTCGACATTTCGCTCGCGCTCCTCACCGAAGGCGGGCCCGAGGAGCGCCACATCGTGCTGAGCGGCTCCGGCGTCTGGCATCAGCGGCTGCGCTTCGCGAAGGCAGCCTTGGACCTGGTCGCTTCGAGCGGCTGGGGCACGGCGCGGCGCGATTTCATCCAGGGCGATGCCTCGACCAGGGCCTATGAGCGCCTGCGCCGCCCGGGCGATGACGGGGCGATCCTGATGATCTCCCCGCCGCGCCGAGATGGGCCGCCTTTGCGCGACGGCCGCTCCTACAGCAGCATCGCCAGGCTCGCCGAAAGCGTCGATGCCTTCGTGGCCATGGCGCAGGGACTGCGGCAGCTCGGCTATTCGGCTCCGCAGATCCTGGCGCAGGATCTCGAGGCTGGCCTGCTCATCATCGAGGATCTGGGAAGCGAGGGGGTCATCGACCTCGACGGGCCGATCGCCGAGCGCTACGCCGTCGCCGTCGAGCTCCTGGCCGATCTGCACACACGCAGCCTGCCCGAGACCTTGCCGGTCGAGCCGGGGCGCGACCATAGAATCGCGCGCTACGATCTCGAGGCGCTGCTCGTCGAGATCGACCTCGTGCTCGAATGGTATGCTCCCCACATCCTGCGCGCGGGCGTGCCGGCCTCGGCGCGCGTCGAGTTCGCCCGGCACTGGCGCACGGCACTCGCCCCGACCATCACCGGGCCTCGCACCTGGAGCCTGCGCGATTTCCACTCGCCGAACCTGCTCTGGCTGCCGCAACGCCAGGGGCTGCAGCGGCTCGGCCTCATCGATTTCCAGGACGCGGTCATCGGCCATCCGGCCTATGACCTGGCCTCGCTGCTCCAGGATGCCCGCATCGACGTGCCCCCGGATCTCGAGCTCAAGCTGCTCGCCGCCTATGCGCATGCGCGCAAGCTGAACGATCCGGGCTTCGACATGACCGGCTTCGCCTCGGCCTATGCGACGCTCGGGGCCCAGCGGGCGACCAAGATCCTCGGCATCTTCGCTCGCCTCGACAGGCGCGACGGTAAGCCGCAATATCTGGCGCATCTGCCGCGGCTCAAACGATATTTGGCGCGAAATCTGGCCCATCCGGCCTTGCGCGACCTCAAGCTCTGGTATGAGAGCAATCTGCCGGGCGTCTTTGCCGCGGCTCCCTAAGCACTCACAGACGACGAGCCTCATGCCGATTTCCGACGCCGCGATGGCCAAACCGAGCCGCGCCATGGTCCTTGCCGCGGGGCTCGGCAAGCGCATGCGCCCGATCACCGCGACGACGCCCAAGCCCCTCATCGAGGTCGCCGGCAAGCCGCTCATCGATCACATGCTCGATCGGCTGGCGGCGGCCGGGATCGAGGACGCGGTGGTCAATGTCCATTACCTCGCCGGCCTCGTCGAATCCCATGTGCGGCGTCGGCGTGCCCCTTCGCCGCGCATCGCCGTCTCGGACGAGCGGGCCCGTCTGCTGGAAACGGGCGGTGGCGTGAAGAAGGCCATGGCGCAGCTCGGCGAAGCGCCGTTTCTCGTGGTCAACACCGACGATATCTGGGCCGAGGGGCCGACGCCCAATCTGCGGCGCCTGATCGATTATTGGGACCCGCAGCGCATGGACGTGCTGCTCATGCTCGCCCCCACCACGACGAGCTTCGGCTATGACGGGGCGGGCGACTTCACCATGGACCCGCATGGACGCCTGCGCCGCCGCCGCGACCGGGAGGTGTGCCCTTTCGTCTTTGCGGGCGTCACCATCGTCAAGCCGTCGATGTTCGCCGATACGCCCGACGGCGCCTTCTCGATGAACCTGATCTTCGACAGGGCGGCCGCCGATGGCCGGCTCTACGGCATGCGGCTCGAAGGCTTCTGGATGCATGTGGGCACGCCGAGCGCCATTGCGGGCGCCGAAGCCAGGCTCGCCGACAGCCTGAGCTGAGGCGGGATTGGCACCTGATACCACCTGATAATACAGGTCGGAAACAGGTGGCGACCACCATCGCCGGAAAATAATTTGCCGGCAAATTAAATGCGATTGTCCGGTTGGTCACTCCGGTTGCGTGACATGGAAGAGTCCTTGGAAGAGTCCTTGGAGCAGGGATGAGCTTGACGCATCTGTTCTCTATATGTTCAATCTGTCCCGTTGCTCGATTGGTTCTAAGAGGCCATGGGATGACCGATATGACGGACACCGCTTTCGGCAAGTTTCACGAAGCTTCCTCGCCCCACGAGGCTCGGGCCCGTGCTTGACAAAACGGGGCGAGGACAACGCGGGCGCTTCAGCAAGGGCCGGTCGGGCAACCTCGCCGGGCGGCCAAAGGGCTCGCGTAACCTCACGACGCGGGCGATCGAGGCCCTGCTTGACGGCGAGGGCGAGGATATCATGCGCAAAGCCATCGAGCTGGCGAAGGGCGGGGACGGCCTCGCGCTCCGGGCTTGCCTCGTCCGGTTGTTGCCGCCGAGACGCGACCGGCCCGTCGCTTTCGAGATGCCCAGGTTCGAGACGCTCGCCGACCTGCCGAAGGCTTCGGGCGCATTGCTTGCCGCCGTCGCCGCCGGCGAGCTCACGCCATCGGAAGCCATCGAGTTCAGCAAGCTCATCGACGCCCATGTGCGGGCGATCGAAGCGGCGGACATCGATGAACGCCTGGCCAAGCTCGAGGCGAACCTCGAGTGAGCCGCAAGAATTTGATGATCAGCGCCGATCCGAGCCACAAGGAGGCTGCAAATGAATCGCCTGACACAGAGCCGACTGCGCCGGATCGAACGAATGAAAGCGGAACCGCGCGTCAGGTATATTATCAGCGACATACCTTATAACCCCTTTGATCCGGACGCCCGGAAGCCGACGATTGAGGAAATCGAAGCCTCGCTGCGCGAGCCTGAGATGACCCCGGAGGAGTGGAAGGCGAAGTATTGCCCGGACGAGCCGCGTTAGGGTGCCTTCGCCATAACGACGGCAGCATCTGGCAGGGGGCGACGGGAATGCCTGTTTCGCCTCAGTTCCCTCGACGTTGCCTTGCCTTGCTTGCTTCGCTAAGAGTGCGGGCCAGGAGGTTTGGCCGGCATCTCCGATCGACGGCGGACCTATCCGACGGCGGCGAGCGCGGGGGTGGTTGCTGGCATGGCCGTGCCATCGAAGCGATTGGCGGCGGCAGGCGATGGAGCTCACGGGTGACGGCCGTGACAAGTCAATTCTGGTCGACGATGCGGCTTGGCGCCAACACTCGATAGCAACGTAGCCGATTTAAGGCCATCTAGGGGGATATTGATTTCATTATGATTTCGATTGTTCTTTATGGCCGCAATGATAACTATGGTTATAATCTTCACAAGCGAGCGGCTCTCAGCTTCAACTGCATGGCCGAGCTGCTTGATCAAGACGATGATGAGATTCTGTTCGTCGATTACAATACGCCTGACGACTTTCCGACCTTCCCTGAAGCCATCCAGGATACGCTGACCAAGAAAGCGCGACAGAAGCTGCGCATATTGCGGGTCAGGCCGTCGATCCATAAGCGGTTCAGCTCGCAGACGCGTCTCGTCGCGCTCGAGCCCATCTCCCGCAATATCGGGGTCCGGCGCTCGAACCCCGCCAATCGCTGGGTGCTGTCGACCAATACGGACATGATTTTCGTGCTGCAGAGGGCTGCGTCGCTCGGCGACATCGTCAGCGATCTGCCGGCCGGCTTCTATCACGCGCCGAGGATCGAAATTCCCGAGACGCTCTGGGAAAGCCTGGACCGAATGAGGCCCCGCGAAGCCATCGGCACAGCGCGGGATTGGGGCAGCGCGCTGCATATCGACGAGATCGTCGCGGGATCGCCGCTGATTCTCTATGACGCCCCCGGCGACTTCCAGTTGATGGAGCGTTCCGACCTGTTCCGGATCAATGGCTTTCATGAGGGGATGCTGCTCGGCTGGCACGTCGATTCGAACATCGCCGCCCGTCTCACGCTCGTTCATGGCAAGACCAGCGACCTCGGCCATGAGGTTTTCGGCTATCACTGCGATCATACCCGGCAGATCACGCCCGCCCACGGCCATTCCCGCACCGAGAATGATTGGCGGGTCTTCGTCGACGGCATCCAACGCCCGGATATCCCGGAACAGGCACGGAGCTGGGGCTGCCCGGATGATCAGATCGAGGAAATTCGGCTGAGCGATCAGAACGCTTCGGTCTACGTGTCGGCGCTCAAGGAGCAGATAGGCGAGAGGCTGTCGGTTGCGCCGCAGGTCAACTACTCGGGTGCGACCTACAATCAGACAGACTACGATCCGCGCCATGTCCTGCCGTACCTCGCGGACATGTTTGTCTGCTCGAGAAAGGAAACGAAGCTCGCCTGGGTCGGCGCGCGAACCGAGACGCTTCGCCTGTTTGCGGGGGTCTGGAAGCGGCTGGGCTTCACCGGCGAGATCTTCGTCGAGGAAGGCTTGGGCCGTGACGAGGGCTTCGCCCATCCGCCCAACGCAA from Rhizobiales bacterium GAS188 includes:
- a CDS encoding Signal transduction histidine kinase translates to MQRWAGQCGSYRSRRPGAEWPIASRPAADPARTGSSRRAGSFALRRAGAFLCPALSAVFAGAGLTSLFSARAFAQDTTPLTRLVELGLSPDEPRGVASVAFIVGLTVFAITVAVLHIHARNLWTRRHRALSDHAEDTELALDRAKLFLNAERQVFIVWAGEGEPPVIEGDPSFIGIQANLNRLLAFGAWLPPDRAGAIEAALDRLRGHGEGFDLAMQTNSGHFLEAQGRAVAGRAVLRLRETTGDRLELQKTSESLRKLSEEADTLRALLEALPGPAWRRDRLARLAWVNASYAHCVEATDARDAAARGLELLERADRERCERALRDGSAFHEKLNVVVAGQRRLHDVLSVQANGGSAGMALDVSGAEALEADLERQAKAHALLIDRLPTAVVVFDGAKRIAAWNSAYRDMWQLDEAYLRNAPTDGEILDRLRTERRLPEQGDYRAWKNQILSGYHSVETREDWWYPADGRALRVVSSPNPQGGVTYMFDDVTERMRLAAQFEALTRVQSETLDTLKEAVAVFGPDGKLKLHNLAFLTSWKLSPTLLKTGPHVDAIIDLCRTLAPDAKIWEALRAMVTGLSDQRQAIEKRLMRSDASQFDVAAAPLPDGATLVTFTDVTDKVSAEKALRERNEALERAANLRDDFVHLVSYELRSPLTNIIGFSQLLRDQTVGPLNERQLDYAGHISRSSAALLAIVTDILDLATIDKGSIDLELGAVDVRETMSAAAEGVQDRLAEAGIRLEIASAPEIGTFVGDKKRVRQVLFNLLSNAIGFSSSGQTVRLKAERQGSEVVFTVSDEGRGIPEELKGRVFDRFESHTTGARHRGLGLGLSIVRSFVELHGGRVWLDSSPGRGTTVICSFPDAAVPARQAS
- a CDS encoding MurNAc alpha-1-phosphate uridylyltransferase (manually curated); this encodes MAKPSRAMVLAAGLGKRMRPITATTPKPLIEVAGKPLIDHMLDRLAAAGIEDAVVNVHYLAGLVESHVRRRRAPSPRIAVSDERARLLETGGGVKKAMAQLGEAPFLVVNTDDIWAEGPTPNLRRLIDYWDPQRMDVLLMLAPTTTSFGYDGAGDFTMDPHGRLRRRRDREVCPFVFAGVTIVKPSMFADTPDGAFSMNLIFDRAAADGRLYGMRLEGFWMHVGTPSAIAGAEARLADSLS